One cyanobiont of Ornithocercus magnificus DNA segment encodes these proteins:
- a CDS encoding LL-diaminopimelate aminotransferase: MVQVNDHYLKLKASYLFPEITRRVKDFSEANPDADIIRLGIGDVTEPLPLACREAMKQAVDEMGTIAGFRGYGPEQGYEWLREAIAKHDFQSRGCSISYEEIFISDGSKCDTSNILDILGYDNRIAVTDPVYPVYVDSNVMSGRTGEISSSGRYSGLNYLPITADNGFMAQIPDEPLDLIYLCFPNNPTGAVITKAQLQQWVDYACASGALILFDAAYEAFIQDPSLPHSIYEVEGACDCAIEFRSFSKNAGFTGTRCAFSVVPKNLKGRSTNGEKIELWKLWSRRQSTKFNGVSYIIQRGAEAVYSPEGQQEVRNLVNFYVENATILCRELSAAGFTIYGGKHAPYVWIKTPTGMDSWKFFDYLLCNANLVGTPGSGFGAAGEGYLRLSAFNSRANIDEATTRLSSL; the protein is encoded by the coding sequence GTGGTTCAGGTTAACGATCACTATCTAAAGCTAAAGGCAAGCTATCTCTTCCCCGAGATCACGCGAAGGGTAAAAGACTTCAGCGAGGCAAATCCCGACGCAGATATAATCCGCCTTGGAATTGGGGATGTCACTGAACCCTTACCGTTGGCTTGCCGCGAGGCAATGAAGCAAGCTGTTGATGAAATGGGTACCATAGCTGGCTTCCGCGGCTATGGTCCTGAGCAAGGTTATGAATGGTTGCGCGAGGCAATTGCCAAGCATGATTTCCAGTCCCGGGGCTGTAGTATTAGCTATGAAGAAATTTTTATCTCTGATGGCTCTAAATGTGATACAAGTAATATACTTGATATATTAGGCTATGATAATCGCATAGCTGTCACAGACCCAGTGTATCCTGTGTATGTTGATAGCAATGTAATGTCTGGCCGAACTGGAGAAATTAGCAGCAGTGGCCGTTATAGCGGCCTTAACTATCTACCAATAACTGCTGATAACGGTTTTATGGCACAGATTCCAGATGAGCCTTTAGATCTAATTTATCTTTGCTTTCCCAACAACCCGACTGGCGCGGTTATAACGAAAGCTCAGCTACAGCAATGGGTAGACTACGCTTGTGCAAGCGGAGCTCTGATCTTATTTGACGCTGCCTATGAGGCTTTTATACAAGATCCTAGCCTGCCTCACTCAATTTACGAGGTCGAGGGCGCCTGCGACTGTGCCATTGAGTTCCGCTCCTTCTCAAAAAATGCTGGCTTTACAGGCACCCGTTGTGCTTTTAGCGTAGTACCAAAAAATCTTAAGGGCAGGTCTACTAATGGGGAAAAAATTGAGCTCTGGAAGCTGTGGAGTCGTCGTCAGAGCACTAAATTCAATGGTGTTAGCTACATCATCCAGCGTGGTGCTGAGGCAGTATATTCACCAGAAGGACAGCAAGAAGTTCGCAACCTGGTGAACTTTTACGTTGAAAATGCGACAATTCTCTGTCGCGAACTCAGCGCTGCCGGATTTACTATTTATGGTGGCAAGCATGCTCCTTATGTCTGGATTAAGACACCGACAGGCATGGATTCCTGGAAATTCTTTGATTATCTGCTATGCAATGCAAATTTAGTAGGTACTCCAGGCAGTGGCTTTGGCGCTGCTGGTGAGGGCTACCTTCGTCTTTCAGCATTTAATAGTCGTGCCAACATTGATGAGGCAACAACAAGACTCTCTTCTCTTTAA
- a CDS encoding CPBP family intramembrane metalloprotease has translation MLFWNRWLGQECRWLPTVTLVPLLYLFGQVTIQLIAPMLAIPLELRGTAGLLISFVLLLAILPSWVCQRWQTLHPWRALGLCEPQSFIYAIGKLLRGLTWAALLLLCVTIPLLLGGWASWLGDLNSTEIFNAVALLLVVGLAEELLFRGWLLGELIVLLGPRQGGLAQAVIFSLVHIRLEAGVIETAPILLGLFILGLVLLCRKQLDHGSLWGCIGLHGGLVGGWFTIEMGLLQLSPSSPSWLIGPSVTDINPIGSLTSLLCLTIVLRIQRVALAKAPLPSSGACSA, from the coding sequence TTGCTATTCTGGAATCGCTGGTTAGGCCAAGAATGTCGCTGGCTCCCGACAGTCACACTAGTTCCTTTGCTGTACCTATTCGGCCAGGTTACTATCCAACTTATTGCTCCTATGCTAGCAATCCCGCTTGAGCTAAGGGGAACAGCGGGATTGCTGATTAGCTTTGTACTGCTGCTAGCTATATTACCCAGCTGGGTGTGCCAGCGCTGGCAAACACTACACCCGTGGAGAGCTCTTGGTCTTTGTGAACCACAGTCCTTTATTTATGCTATAGGGAAACTCTTGCGGGGCCTAACCTGGGCTGCTTTGCTTCTACTCTGCGTAACTATCCCATTGTTGCTGGGGGGCTGGGCTTCTTGGCTAGGCGACCTTAACAGCACAGAAATTTTTAATGCGGTAGCATTGCTTCTTGTTGTTGGACTAGCGGAAGAACTATTATTCCGTGGCTGGCTTCTTGGAGAGCTAATAGTACTATTAGGTCCGCGGCAAGGAGGCCTTGCTCAAGCAGTAATCTTCAGTTTGGTCCACATTCGGCTTGAGGCTGGAGTAATTGAAACAGCACCTATACTACTAGGGCTATTCATACTTGGTCTAGTTCTGTTATGCCGCAAGCAACTTGATCATGGATCTCTCTGGGGCTGTATTGGTCTCCACGGCGGCCTTGTTGGGGGTTGGTTTACTATAGAAATGGGCTTACTACAACTATCACCAAGCTCACCCTCCTGGCTAATTGGTCCAAGTGTTACAGATATAAACCCAATTGGTAGTCTAACTAGCTTGCTGTGTCTTACAATAGTTCTTAGGATTCAGCGTGTTGCTTTGGCTAAGGCCCCTCTACCTTCTAGTGGTGCTTGCAGTGCTTGA
- a CDS encoding ATP-dependent Clp protease adapter ClpS: MAVEIPSRSPGGTAVIEKQAERVRKPAPRYKVLLHNDPVNTMEYVVVTLRQVVPQLSEQDAMSVMLEAHNTGVGLVIICDIEPAEFYSETLKAKGLTSTIEPET; this comes from the coding sequence ATGGCGGTGGAGATACCGAGCCGCAGTCCCGGTGGCACAGCGGTGATTGAGAAGCAAGCTGAGAGAGTCCGAAAGCCAGCTCCTCGTTACAAGGTCTTACTACACAATGACCCAGTGAACACCATGGAGTATGTGGTGGTTACCTTGCGTCAGGTAGTCCCCCAATTAAGTGAGCAAGATGCTATGTCAGTCATGCTTGAGGCACACAACACCGGAGTAGGACTAGTCATCATTTGTGACATCGAGCCTGCCGAGTTTTACAGCGAGACTCTTAAGGCCAAGGGACTGACAAGTACAATCGAGCCAGAAACCTAA
- a CDS encoding radical SAM protein: MTHTTFADCERVLLVRLPCNPIFPIGPIYLADHLHKCFPGMAQKIIDLAALPLLDVQKVLLNVIDQFRPSLLVFSWRDIQIYAPVDGRGGNPLQNSFEVFYAHNPLKRLRGAIGGLRLMTSHYSELRRNLALLRRGLRRARRHNPQARVVLGGGAVSVFYEQLGRLLPKGTIISVGEGEPLLEKLLCGGPIDSERCFIAGEAPPRPGLIHEQPESCLKTACDYDYIAMIWPQFSWYLEGGDFYVGVQTKRGCPHNCCYCVYTAVEGKRVRLNPVKEVVAEMRQLYNRGVRGFWFTDAQFIPARCYIEDAKNLLRAIHAEGLTDIHWAAYIRADNLDAELAELMVKTGMSYFEIGITSGSQELVRKMRMGYNLRTVLENCRMLSDAGFCDHVSVNYSFNVIDERPDTIRQTVAYHRELECIFGANLVEPAIFFIGLQPHTHLEQYGFEHGIIQPGYNPMSMMPWTARKLLWNPEPMGSTFGRICLEAFDLNPNNFGRTVIDLLERDYGRAPLAQALQAPLEGRGALAKATR, from the coding sequence ATGACTCACACGACTTTTGCAGACTGCGAACGCGTGCTACTAGTTCGCTTGCCATGCAACCCAATCTTCCCGATTGGACCAATATACCTTGCTGATCATCTACATAAGTGCTTCCCAGGAATGGCACAGAAGATTATTGATCTTGCTGCACTACCACTGCTCGATGTTCAGAAGGTATTACTCAACGTCATTGATCAGTTTCGTCCCAGTCTGCTGGTTTTTTCCTGGCGTGATATCCAAATTTATGCCCCGGTTGATGGTCGTGGTGGCAACCCTCTACAGAACTCCTTTGAGGTTTTCTACGCACACAACCCTTTGAAACGTCTAAGAGGCGCTATAGGAGGCTTGCGGCTGATGACCAGTCATTACAGTGAGCTACGCCGTAACTTGGCTCTTCTGAGGCGTGGATTGCGCCGTGCACGGCGCCACAATCCACAGGCTCGCGTAGTGCTTGGAGGTGGTGCAGTTAGTGTATTTTACGAGCAGCTAGGCCGCTTATTACCAAAAGGCACTATTATCTCTGTTGGCGAGGGCGAGCCGCTACTCGAGAAATTATTATGTGGGGGTCCAATAGACAGCGAGCGCTGTTTCATCGCTGGTGAGGCTCCACCACGCCCTGGCCTAATACATGAACAGCCAGAAAGTTGTCTAAAAACAGCCTGCGACTACGACTATATTGCCATGATTTGGCCTCAGTTTAGTTGGTACTTAGAGGGAGGCGATTTTTATGTAGGTGTACAGACTAAACGCGGCTGCCCACACAACTGTTGTTATTGTGTTTACACTGCTGTTGAAGGAAAGAGAGTACGACTCAATCCGGTGAAGGAAGTAGTTGCTGAAATGCGTCAACTCTACAATCGCGGTGTTCGCGGTTTTTGGTTCACTGATGCTCAGTTTATACCTGCCCGCTGTTACATTGAGGATGCAAAGAACTTATTGAGAGCTATTCATGCCGAAGGGCTCACAGATATTCATTGGGCTGCCTATATCCGTGCAGATAATCTTGATGCTGAGCTCGCTGAACTAATGGTGAAAACTGGTATGAGTTATTTTGAGATTGGCATCACCTCTGGCTCTCAAGAACTTGTGCGCAAAATGCGTATGGGTTATAACCTTCGTACCGTTCTTGAGAACTGCCGTATGCTATCTGATGCAGGCTTTTGCGACCATGTCTCAGTCAATTACTCCTTCAATGTCATTGATGAGCGTCCTGATACTATCCGTCAGACAGTTGCATATCATCGCGAGCTTGAGTGCATCTTTGGCGCTAACTTAGTTGAACCTGCAATTTTCTTCATTGGGCTTCAACCTCATACCCATCTTGAGCAATATGGCTTCGAACATGGCATTATCCAGCCTGGCTATAATCCAATGAGCATGATGCCATGGACAGCACGCAAGCTCTTATGGAACCCTGAGCCTATGGGCAGCACTTTTGGCCGTATCTGTCTTGAAGCCTTTGACCTTAATCCAAACAACTTTGGCCGAACCGTAATCGATTTATTGGAACGTGATTATGGCAGAGCTCCACTTGCTCAAGCACTGCAAGCACCACTAGAAGGTAGAGGGGCCTTAGCCAAAGCAACACGCTGA